The following proteins come from a genomic window of Acinetobacter baumannii:
- a CDS encoding WD40 repeat domain-containing protein, whose translation MNSIREEFAVTSLAMDLTKDLIATGCYSENKIHFWNVSNQTKIKTIRFDKAFNPINSILFFKNNIAFIANSAANAVILHGENFNEIQKLNRKENPLYCKQDIFIFYIQWLIFLLIGNTMKNTMLRKGLTIF comes from the coding sequence ATGAACAGCATTAGAGAAGAATTTGCAGTCACGTCCCTGGCAATGGACTTGACCAAAGATTTAATAGCCACTGGTTGCTACTCCGAAAACAAGATCCACTTTTGGAATGTAAGCAACCAAACAAAAATCAAAACAATTCGCTTCGATAAAGCATTTAACCCTATTAATTCAATACTTTTCTTTAAGAACAATATTGCTTTCATTGCCAATTCAGCTGCAAATGCGGTAATCCTGCACGGTGAAAATTTCAACGAAATACAAAAGCTAAATCGTAAAGAAAACCCACTCTATTGTAAACAAGACATTTTTATCTTTTATATTCAATGGCTTATTTTCCTGCTAATTGGTAATACCATGAAAAATACCATGCTCAGAAAAGGCTTAACAATATTTTGA
- the sul2 gene encoding sulfonamide-resistant dihydropteroate synthase Sul2, translating into MNKSLIIFGIVNITSDSFSDGGRYLAPDAAIAQARKLMAEGADVIDLGPASSNPDAAPVSSDTEIARIAPVLDALKADGIPVSLDSYQPATQAYALSRGVAYLNDIRGFPDAAFYPQLAKSSAKLVVMHSVQDGQADRREAPAGDIMDHIAAFFDARIAALTGAGIKRNRLVLDPGMGFFLGAAPETSLSVLARFDELRLRFDLPVLLSVSRKSFLRALTGRGPGDVGAATLAAELAAAAGGADFIRTHEPRPLRDGLAVLAALKETARIR; encoded by the coding sequence ATGAATAAATCGCTCATCATTTTCGGCATCGTCAACATAACCTCGGACAGTTTCTCCGATGGAGGCCGGTATCTGGCGCCAGACGCAGCCATTGCGCAGGCGCGTAAGCTGATGGCCGAGGGGGCAGATGTGATCGACCTCGGTCCGGCATCCAGCAATCCCGACGCCGCGCCTGTTTCGTCCGACACAGAAATCGCGCGTATCGCGCCGGTGCTGGACGCGCTCAAGGCAGATGGCATTCCCGTCTCGCTCGACAGTTATCAACCCGCGACGCAAGCCTATGCCTTGTCGCGTGGTGTGGCCTATCTCAATGATATTCGCGGTTTTCCAGACGCTGCGTTCTATCCGCAATTGGCGAAATCATCTGCCAAACTCGTCGTTATGCATTCGGTGCAAGACGGGCAGGCAGATCGGCGCGAGGCACCCGCTGGCGACATCATGGATCACATTGCGGCGTTCTTTGACGCGCGCATCGCGGCGCTGACGGGTGCCGGTATCAAACGCAACCGCCTTGTCCTTGATCCCGGCATGGGGTTTTTTCTGGGGGCTGCTCCCGAAACCTCGCTCTCGGTGCTGGCGCGGTTCGATGAATTGCGGCTGCGCTTCGATTTGCCGGTGCTTCTGTCTGTTTCGCGCAAATCCTTTCTGCGCGCGCTCACAGGCCGTGGTCCGGGGGATGTCGGGGCCGCGACACTCGCTGCAGAGCTTGCCGCCGCCGCAGGTGGAGCTGACTTCATCCGCACACACGAGCCGCGCCCCTTGCGCGACGGG
- a CDS encoding Fic/DOC family protein, translating to MSEYSDQERQEFYAKVKEILNEPVTSREQADSNTQLEYLITKNRTEALEINPIKGNYDFNHLSQIHHKLFDGIQDFAGKQRHFDIYKAIPSPEGKKEVGYFLKAKDIHFSFEDFTKEIKDSNSLKGLNKEQFIDKFTNLYANINEIHPFEEGNGRATKLMMKQLANEAGYQVNFDQVEKREWNYACKRALSDQTLFHGSDQIRMLKDIQLLKDVMTKIVHSLQIKQDNVIDEKKTLKKTALDLAPNAQVHKASPGRYEGRIVAETENLVAQRLGDYSKHFVVHEKKSFDQTPKVNEVVSITHKADTNTAKVENMQNKELSKSKEIKR from the coding sequence GTGAGCGAGTATTCAGATCAAGAACGACAAGAATTTTACGCAAAAGTAAAAGAAATATTAAATGAACCTGTTACATCGAGAGAACAGGCTGATAGCAATACTCAACTAGAATATCTAATTACCAAAAACCGTACTGAGGCCCTTGAAATTAACCCAATCAAGGGAAATTACGATTTTAATCATTTGTCGCAAATACATCATAAGTTATTTGATGGGATTCAAGATTTTGCTGGGAAACAAAGACACTTTGATATTTATAAAGCAATACCCTCACCAGAGGGGAAAAAGGAAGTCGGGTACTTCTTAAAGGCTAAAGATATTCATTTTTCTTTTGAAGACTTCACAAAAGAAATTAAAGATAGCAATTCATTAAAAGGGCTGAATAAAGAACAATTCATTGATAAATTTACAAACTTATACGCCAACATAAATGAGATTCACCCTTTTGAGGAGGGGAATGGTCGGGCAACTAAGTTGATGATGAAGCAGTTGGCGAATGAAGCTGGGTATCAGGTCAATTTTGACCAGGTGGAAAAGCGTGAGTGGAACTATGCGTGTAAACGAGCTTTGAGTGATCAAACACTTTTTCATGGCTCGGATCAGATTAGAATGCTAAAGGATATTCAGTTGCTAAAGGATGTAATGACTAAAATTGTGCATTCCTTACAAATAAAACAAGATAATGTTATTGATGAGAAAAAAACATTAAAAAAAACAGCACTTGATTTAGCGCCTAACGCCCAGGTACACAAAGCAAGTCCTGGAAGATATGAGGGGCGTATAGTTGCTGAAACAGAAAATCTTGTTGCCCAAAGGTTAGGGGATTACAGTAAACACTTTGTAGTCCATGAAAAGAAAAGTTTTGATCAAACACCTAAAGTTAATGAAGTGGTTTCAATTACGCATAAGGCTGATACTAATACTGCAAAGGTAGAAAATATGCAAAATAAAGAGTTATCTAAATCTAAAGAAATTAAACGTTAA
- a CDS encoding DUF7673 family protein codes for MTGPKLFQPTQQDLDAMKGKLFQRLNQEESFKQDAQAKGVPILKRLVEVAKSDTGQSLVVRKFLLGCYDGQRFPFDLTDFRQLDLNLFQDCMAILAMDRSPTREVHEYLDGPEYKGLVNGGALFEQWAKTVKNFSSTD; via the coding sequence ATGACTGGCCCTAAACTATTTCAACCAACACAGCAAGACCTAGACGCAATGAAAGGCAAATTGTTCCAGCGATTGAACCAGGAAGAATCGTTTAAACAAGATGCCCAAGCAAAGGGTGTACCGATCCTAAAACGATTAGTTGAAGTGGCAAAATCTGATACAGGGCAAAGCCTTGTAGTTCGTAAATTTCTGCTTGGCTGCTATGACGGTCAAAGATTTCCATTTGACTTAACAGATTTTCGTCAACTTGACTTGAACCTGTTTCAAGACTGCATGGCTATCCTAGCTATGGATCGCTCTCCAACAAGAGAAGTGCATGAGTATTTAGATGGGCCTGAATATAAGGGGTTGGTGAATGGTGGCGCATTGTTTGAACAATGGGCTAAGACAGTTAAAAATTTTAGCTCTACTGATTGA
- a CDS encoding recombinase family protein: protein MVTRIYVRASTKDQDAERALQMLKDFTTGEFSTYIENYTGTKLNRPILNKLLEESNQGDILLVESVDRLSRLSQDDFSILKEKIKSKGLKLIIHDLPTTHINNETSDKMTSEILNVINSMLIDLLATMARLDNEKRKERIKQGLERAGHKPTGKKPNLKKHERIKVLLAQGAMTKEEIALAVGVGEATVYRVQKQLNPSVQEQ, encoded by the coding sequence ATGGTAACTAGAATTTATGTTAGAGCTAGTACAAAAGATCAAGATGCAGAACGTGCTTTACAAATGCTAAAAGACTTTACCACTGGCGAATTTTCAACCTACATCGAGAATTATACTGGAACAAAATTAAATCGGCCCATCCTGAATAAATTACTAGAAGAATCTAATCAGGGGGATATTCTGCTTGTTGAATCTGTAGATCGGCTTTCAAGATTAAGCCAGGACGATTTTTCCATACTCAAGGAAAAGATTAAATCAAAAGGTCTCAAGTTAATTATTCATGATCTACCAACCACACATATCAATAATGAGACCAGCGATAAAATGACAAGCGAAATATTAAATGTCATTAATTCAATGCTTATCGACTTACTAGCAACAATGGCCCGACTAGACAATGAAAAAAGGAAAGAGCGAATTAAGCAAGGCTTAGAACGAGCTGGCCATAAACCAACAGGGAAAAAACCTAATCTCAAAAAACATGAACGGATTAAAGTGCTACTGGCTCAAGGAGCTATGACCAAAGAAGAAATTGCATTAGCTGTAGGCGTAGGAGAAGCAACCGTATATCGAGTACAAAAACAATTAAACCCAAGTGTGCAAGAGCAATAA